ATTTCTGAATTTTGTGCGATTTATCCATTTGAATTGTCTTTGAATATCAGATATCGCCTTCTCTGTAGAACAAAAAGACAGTAAACGTTCGACTTCCTCCCGACTTAGTCCCGACTTAGTCCCGACTTGGGCCCAACTTGGGACAACTTGCTCACGGGTGTCTGATACAAGTTGGGGTTTAGTTTTAAATTTAGGATGGATCGGCAATATAGTAAGAAAGTAATCCCTATTTTTGTTTGTTTCAAAAACAGGAGGGGGAGAGCCATTAGATTTCATTGCGCGTCTTATTTTTGGGAAGCCGGTACTCCTGCCTTCAGTTAAATCAATTTCTTTTAGAAAATCCCCGATTCTTCTATTTCGATACATGTGCGCAATAACAACTTTCTTTTTAAGCATTTTGTTGTCTATAGGCGGAATAGGCCCGAGAAATGATAGTATTTCTATTTTATCATGCCGGATATTTATTTCAATAGGATTTCTTTCATCATAGCTTTTATGATAAACCGCATTAGCAAGAGCTTCTTCTATTGCGAGATAAGGATAATTGAAAAACCTCATAGCTTCTGCCTGATTGGGGATTTTTCTTACTTCTTCTTTGATAACGATGTTTTTAATGTATTGAAGAGCATCTCTCAGCTGAGTGTGTATGGGCCCAGTAAATATTTTTTCTGTGAATTTATCGCCTATATCATCCTGATATTCCACAACTTCAATCCTTGTATCCTTAAAATGCTTTTCCGGGTCATCTGTGAAAAGAAGCAGTCCTGCATTAACCGGTTTTAAATATTCCCTTGGGCCGCGCGCAATTTGCATCTGCACGCATAATTCTTTTAGAGACATAGAATCCATTATTGAATGTAAATCACTGTCTGCTTGTTTAAGAAATGATTTAATCAGGTGAGGATTAAATTCTTCAATTGAAGCGCCATGGTTTATTCTATCATCAAACGGTACTTTTGAAGCTAAACTGTATAATTGGTTTTCTTCAGAATGATTTGCCTTTACTGTTGAGGCAAACCTCCTGATATAATATATTTGTTCGGGTTTCTTTGTAAGCGTTTTAGGTGCTTTATACGGCCTGGTCTCCCCGCCGGGAGCCCAAAGCACTAATATGTTTTTTCCTTGATATTTTTCAGGAGAAGAAACTGGAAAGTAATGCGGTGTGATTTTGTGGCAAAGTTCTATAAGCTTTTTCTGGCAAGCGTCGATTTGTTCAGGATTTAACCCAACGGGAGGCAAAAGTGGACGGCCTTTTTCGGACTTTATTCCTATAACGATGTATCCACCACCCCAGTTATTAATGTCGTTTGCAAAAGCGCAGAGAGTATGAATAATTGCTTCAGGATTCCACCCTTCCTTAAATTCAATCCTTTCAGATTCTACAATTTGGCCATTAATCAATTCGTTAATATTCAATGGTAATGCCATATTCTTTGTCTCCAAAATATTCTGGTTTTTCTATCGACATTATTTTGTATAATACCAAAATAAATATTGTAAATCAAACAAATAATTTGTATAGTTATTTTATGGAATTTAACCAGAAGGATTATTTTAAAGGTGAAAAATTTGAACAAGGAATGAAACGATTTGTTGAGGAGCATCCCGATGTTTCCAGTGAACAGCTACAAGCCGTCAGAGAATTCTACAAAAATTCAACAGAGGAAGAGATTAATGAAATCCTATTTGAGGCAACCAATAAAACGGATATTATAAAAGACTGGGCAGGCAAAAGAGAATACAAATACTATTTCTTTTTGAATAAACACGAAGATGCCGCTTTTACCCGTTGCCCGAAGTGCGATAAACAGACTAAGAAACGGATGTTTTGCCTGTTCATTCACATAGAACCAAACAATTTCATGTGCAATCAACAAATCATGCGCATTTTGTGAGAAATGCGGCCTGGTGATTGTAAGAAAGAAGGAATTTGAAACCCTGTTGGTTACCATGTGTGAACAAAAGGGAATGAGCGATATTATAGGGAATGAATATGTCGTGATGGGAACACTGGATAAGTTTTTGCATAAAGAGGGCAAAAAAGGCCAGTTGGATGCAAGCACTGCAATTGACCTATTCCTGCCGTTTAAAGACCATTGGACATTTGAATTGCAAAGAGGATGGCAGCCGGTAAAATGAAGAATAATCCCGCAAAGAATCCACATTTTTATGTCGACCCTGAAAAAATGAAGGACTGTGTCAGAGACGGCACGGTTTTACGGGCTAAGGTGCTTGGAACAAGGGCATACAAGGTAAAAACAGTAATCAAAGGAAACAGACTGCTAAAAAGCCGTTGTACATGCCCCGCATACAGAAACTACGCGAATTGCAAGCATATTACCGCCGTATATATCGCCTATCGCGAGCACCCCGGATGGTTCCAAAACTTGAAGGGTACAGAAAAGAAAGTAGATAAAATTCCTCCTGAGCAAGCAATCGCAATCCTGAAACTGTTAATGAGCGCAATGCCTGATGCCAAGAGAATTGTTGAAAATGAACTAAAATCGCCGGAAAGCAAAACAGAAGCCTATTGCAGGGATATAATGGAATGCTTCAAATCGTCGCTTGATGGGCCGGACGATGCAACGCTTGAGAGCCTCGATATCTACCACAACAAGGCAGAAATTCTACTCAAGAGCGGGGAGTGTTTTGCCTGCATTAAGCTTTGTTTTGAGATTGTCTATGGCTGTATTCATACTGACGCCAGCCTCGGCTCAACAGAGATATTCCCGGAAGGATTTGCTGAAGGTGTCTGGCAAACTTACATGAAAGCGCTTAAAAAAGGCAAGTTCAAAGCATTGGAACTGGAAATAATTAAAAAGCAACTGGACCAACTGAATTCTTTTGAAGGATTTTACCATGATCAGGAAGGATTCTGGCCACAGGAAGGAATTGACTATCTGAAGGAAAAGAAATTATGACAAAACTCTTTTCCAAAGATTACCTTATTATCCACATCAAAAGCAAACATACGAATATCCAAGACCTTAAAACAGGCCAGGAACTGATATTCCGCCCTCAAAGACAGCATTACCTGATGGATTATGTCGAAGGTGAAACGCTTACTATTAGCCCTGAAAAAGAATGGGAATTCAAAAATAACACATATCTCACAGGAGAAGTCACTGACAGTAAGATTGATATAAATTCTTTGAATATTAAACCCCTCGGGTTAACAGAGCATGGTATTTGGGATCCAATGCAAATTTATGGTGAAGAGATGAAAGATGAGTTTGAAGAGTATTTGAAGGGAGGCCTGCGCAAGTCTTATGAAATGGAACAAAGAAGTTCTGTAAAGATAGAATCCCCGGAAGATGACACTTTTGACGACCCCATCACTAACGCCATGGATTTGTTTAATCAAGGGGATCCTGATAAAGCAACTACCGTGCTGGTTAACGAGCTTCGGCATGACTGGGCCTGTTTGGACGCTCATAATCACCTGGCAATAATGGATAACCGCTGGAAACACTATTTGCCGATGAAGAAACGCTATGAAATAGCAGTAAAAATAGCGGATTTAACAATCCCTGATGACTTTAATGGCGTATTAACCTGGGGATGTATTGATAATAGGCCTTTCCTGAGAAGTTTACAAGGGTGTGGCCTTGCATTGTGGCATCTTGGAGAAAAAGACAATGCATTAAGGATATTTGAACGGTCTCATAGGTTATCACCGGATGACGGCCGGAGTGCGGTTCTGTATAAAGGCGCTTAAAAAAGGTTTAAGCATAGAAGAATTCGAAAAAAACAGTGCTTAGCATAAGCATTACTCATAAAAAGTTTAATTCAATGGAAAAACCAGCCAATCTAAAGTCGGAATATCGCAAATTTATTCGTGCTTGTGTGAATGACCAAAAACGCAATGGTTTTGTGGGTTATTGGGGCTCTATGAAGGCATCCAGGGGAGCCGAAGAGCTTCTTGATAATGCAGAATCCCTTGCAGGTGAAAGAAAATATTTGGAAGCAATTGAAATTTATCAAGCCATTATTGAGACCTTTGTCCCTGCTATCCAGTATGCAGACGATTCCAACGGAACAATCGGAGATGCCATAAATAATGCTGTTGAAGGCTTAAAAAAATGTTCCGTCTTTACAACAGAAGAGGAAAAGGATAATCTTTTCAAGTATCTTGTTAGAGAAGCGGACAAAAAACAGTATCATGACTGGGATTGGGAGATGGACTTACTAAATATTGCCGCTGAACTCACTGATGACGAGATAAAAACACGAATTCTGTTTGACCAACTGGATAGAATCGGCGCAAGAGAAAATGAAGAAACTCATCCAAGTGAATATACTCATGAGACCATACTGAAACTTAAAGGCATTGTTTTGAAAAAAAGAAGTATGATTCCTGAATTCAAAACATTTTTACGGGAACACATTAATTACTCAGCAATAAGAGAGCTTGCAATCCGGGATGCGATAGATAATAACCAGCTTGAAGAAGCTAAAGTATTAGCTAATGCAGGCATAAATATAGCGGAACAAAAGATGCAACATGGCTGTAAAGCAACGTGGCATAAATTCCTGCTTGAAATTGCGAAAAAGGAATCAAATATTGAAGACATAAAAAAACATAGCAAAGTTTTGTTTATTGACTCAGGGGAAATGGAGTATTATGAAGAAATAAGACGCCAATATCCTGTTTCAGAATGGCCCGAAAAAGCGCTGGAATTAATGAAAGAGATGCCGGAAAGGATAAGCGTGATACAGGATATTCCCGGGAAAATATATGTGCGGGAAGAGAATTGGGACGGGCTCCTGTCTTTTGCCAAGCAGCGAGCAAGCATATATTTCCTGAACCGTTATCATGAACACATAATCAAGCATTTCCCAAAAGAGCTTTCAGTTCTGTATAATCAGGTATTACGTAAAGAAATAGCAGCCGCACATGACAGAAGCGGATATCGCCATTTCTGCCGAATAATCCTTGACATGGAAGAATGCGGGGTTAAAGAAGACGTGAAAGACCTTATAGAATGGATAAGAAGGACATATCCTATAAGGATAGCCCTTCAAGATGAGTTAAGAAAAGTAATAAAAAACAGATACTAAGCACTGACATGAAACTATTTACGATAGGATAAAAAAGCTTCCAGAATGTCCTGTAACTGACTTCTACGAAAAAACAACAAAAGGATAAATCAAACACAATGCCAAAAATACTGTTCGCCTGGAGTGGTGGTAAAGACAGCGCTATTGCTTTATGGGAAATAATGAAAAAACCTGAATATACTCTAACTGCCTTATTAACCACCATGACTGAAAACTACGATAGAATAAGTATGCACGGCGTAAGAAATTCGCTACTTGAAAAACAAGCTAATTCTATTGGCTTGCCATTAACGAAAGTCTATATCTCAAAAAAGTCATCAAACGAAGAATATGAATCTAAAATGAAAGAAAAACTGGTGTACTATAAGAGCACAGGTGTAACTTCGGTAGCTTTTGGCGACATATTTCTTGAAGATTTAAGGAAATACAGAGAAAACAATTTATCGCAGATCCAAATTGATGCTGTTTTTCCAATCTGGAAAAGAAATACTCTTGAACTTGCCAATTGTTTTATTGAAAATGGATTCAAGGCAATAGTCACGTGCATTGATACTAATCATCTTGATAAATCATTCTTATCAGATCTACCTGCTAAAGTAGACCCATGCGGTGAAAACGGTGAATTCCATACTTTTGTATATAATGGCCCAATTTTCAAATATCCTCTGACAGTTAAGAAAGGTAAGGTTGTTCTAAGAGAAAAACGGTTTTATTTCTGCGATATAATATAAATTGGAGTAATTGCCCAAAAACTCTACCGCAGACTTACTACATCGCACCCAGGCACAGAGGCATCCTAGAAGCTTCCGTGAAAAATTTCTAGAGTTGGATAATAAGTAGGTGCTCATGTAAGTGTTAATACGGACAATGTTAATACGGATGATTGACAATGGTCTTTTAATATTTTACAATCAGAAAAATAGTGGATTCTTATGGGGTGGTGATCTATTTTATTCTAGATCGCCTGAGATGATACCCTTGAACCTGATCTGGATAATGCCAGCGTAGGGATGAACAGATACCTTTTATGTTCCTCTGGCATAAAGGGTTTTTTTATTTCTGGGAGGACTAAATGATCAATTTAACGTTGAACGGGGAGAAAATGCAGGCAAAACCTGATACATCGCTGTTTGGTCTGGTGCAAATAAAAAAACTTAATCCTGATGTGATAGTGATAGAACATAACCGGGATATAATCCCAAAAGCTAAATGGGCAGAGGTAATACTCAAAGAGAGCGACTATGTGGAAATTATATGTTTTGTGGGAGGTGGCTGATGAATATGCAGGATGATACATTTGAACTGGGAGGAAAAATATTTACAAGCAGGCTACTTGTTGGCACTGGGAAATTCCCTGGACCGCAATTCGTAACTGATGTAATAAAAGCAAGCGGGACGGAACTGATCACCGTAGCTATGCGACGGGTCAACCTCGATTCCCAAGAGTATAATATACTTTCCTATATACCGAAGAATGTTACGATAATGACAAATACCTCTGGCGCAAGGAATGCTAAAGAAGCTGTGAGGATAGCCAGAATAGCAAGAGAAGCCGGCTGCGGCAACTTCATAAAGATTGAGGTCATAAATGAAATGAAATACCTGATGCCCGATAACGAAGAGACAATAAAAGCTACGGAAGAACTGGCAAAAGATAATTTTGTCGTTCTGCCCTACTGCGGAGCCGATCCTGTTGTTGCGAAAAAACTTGCTGATGCGGGAGCGGCCGCCGT
This Elusimicrobiota bacterium DNA region includes the following protein-coding sequences:
- a CDS encoding putative DNA binding domain-containing protein, which encodes MALPLNINELINGQIVESERIEFKEGWNPEAIIHTLCAFANDINNWGGGYIVIGIKSEKGRPLLPPVGLNPEQIDACQKKLIELCHKITPHYFPVSSPEKYQGKNILVLWAPGGETRPYKAPKTLTKKPEQIYYIRRFASTVKANHSEENQLYSLASKVPFDDRINHGASIEEFNPHLIKSFLKQADSDLHSIMDSMSLKELCVQMQIARGPREYLKPVNAGLLLFTDDPEKHFKDTRIEVVEYQDDIGDKFTEKIFTGPIHTQLRDALQYIKNIVIKEEVRKIPNQAEAMRFFNYPYLAIEEALANAVYHKSYDERNPIEINIRHDKIEILSFLGPIPPIDNKMLKKKVVIAHMYRNRRIGDFLKEIDLTEGRSTGFPKIRRAMKSNGSPPPVFETNKNRDYFLTILPIHPKFKTKPQLVSDTREQVVPSWAQVGTKSGLSREEVERLLSFCSTEKAISDIQRQFKWINRTKFRNRYINPLLQEGLLGMTVPDKPNSRLQKYRTTEKGLELIKGK
- a CDS encoding SWIM zinc finger family protein codes for the protein MKNNPAKNPHFYVDPEKMKDCVRDGTVLRAKVLGTRAYKVKTVIKGNRLLKSRCTCPAYRNYANCKHITAVYIAYREHPGWFQNLKGTEKKVDKIPPEQAIAILKLLMSAMPDAKRIVENELKSPESKTEAYCRDIMECFKSSLDGPDDATLESLDIYHNKAEILLKSGECFACIKLCFEIVYGCIHTDASLGSTEIFPEGFAEGVWQTYMKALKKGKFKALELEIIKKQLDQLNSFEGFYHDQEGFWPQEGIDYLKEKKL
- a CDS encoding diphthine--ammonia ligase translates to MPKILFAWSGGKDSAIALWEIMKKPEYTLTALLTTMTENYDRISMHGVRNSLLEKQANSIGLPLTKVYISKKSSNEEYESKMKEKLVYYKSTGVTSVAFGDIFLEDLRKYRENNLSQIQIDAVFPIWKRNTLELANCFIENGFKAIVTCIDTNHLDKSFLSDLPAKVDPCGENGEFHTFVYNGPIFKYPLTVKKGKVVLREKRFYFCDII
- the thiS gene encoding sulfur carrier protein ThiS; translated protein: MINLTLNGEKMQAKPDTSLFGLVQIKKLNPDVIVIEHNRDIIPKAKWAEVILKESDYVEIICFVGGG
- a CDS encoding thiazole synthase, whose translation is MNMQDDTFELGGKIFTSRLLVGTGKFPGPQFVTDVIKASGTELITVAMRRVNLDSQEYNILSYIPKNVTIMTNTSGARNAKEAVRIARIAREAGCGNFIKIEVINEMKYLMPDNEETIKATEELAKDNFVVLPYCGADPVVAKKLADAGAAAVMPLGSPIGSNKGIKTKDFIEMIIEYSPIPVIVDAGIGKPSHASEAMEMGASAVLINTAIATAEDPVLISKAFALAVQAGRYSYLAKARGSQDKASASSPLTGFLREDR